In Bacteroides coprosuis DSM 18011, the following are encoded in one genomic region:
- a CDS encoding Lytic transglycosylase catalytic (InterPro IPR008258~KEGG: bfr:BF3565 putative membrane-bound lytic murein transglycosylase~PFAM: Lytic transglycosylase-like, catalytic~SPTR: Putative uncharacterized protein;~IMG reference gene:2504106550~PFAM: Transglycosylase SLT domain) produces MDCITLYIIANCINLIIMKINKKQGIISFTLVTLLIATPVLIGSTVQFNKEDQTLQSQGITPPSVPDQANFAGETVDLRRMDLRERMDRELMAFSYMHTSSILMVKRANRYFPVIEPILKANKIPDDLKYLMVIESSLNPLAMSPAGAAGFWQFMKGTGRDYGLEVNNNIDERYNIEKSTKAACSYLLDAYKKYGDWITAAASYNAGQGRITNELSRQDVDHAADLWLVQETSRYMFRLLAAKQFLENPKQFGFFLKREHLYPPIHYKYVSITYPISDLVEFAKKYNINYAQLKEANPWLRGRNLENKSGRTYIISIPTTESLTYNPKHTPIHNKNWIVD; encoded by the coding sequence ATGGATTGTATAACTTTGTATATAATCGCTAATTGCATCAACTTGATTATTATGAAAATAAATAAAAAACAAGGTATTATCTCCTTCACATTAGTAACTTTACTCATTGCAACTCCTGTATTAATAGGCAGTACTGTGCAGTTCAACAAAGAAGATCAAACTTTGCAAAGCCAAGGTATAACACCACCTAGTGTGCCCGATCAAGCAAACTTTGCGGGTGAAACAGTGGATTTAAGAAGGATGGATCTAAGAGAAAGAATGGATAGAGAACTTATGGCTTTTAGTTATATGCATACCTCTTCTATCCTTATGGTAAAGAGAGCAAACCGCTATTTCCCTGTTATTGAGCCAATATTAAAAGCAAATAAAATACCTGATGATTTAAAATACCTGATGGTTATTGAAAGTAGCCTCAACCCGCTAGCTATGTCCCCTGCTGGTGCCGCTGGTTTTTGGCAATTTATGAAAGGAACGGGACGAGATTATGGACTAGAGGTTAATAATAATATTGATGAAAGATATAATATAGAGAAATCAACAAAAGCAGCTTGCTCTTATCTTCTTGATGCTTATAAAAAGTATGGTGATTGGATTACGGCTGCTGCGTCCTACAACGCTGGGCAAGGCAGGATAACCAATGAATTGTCTCGCCAAGACGTGGATCATGCTGCCGACTTATGGTTAGTTCAAGAAACATCTCGATATATGTTCCGATTATTAGCTGCCAAACAGTTTTTAGAAAACCCAAAGCAGTTCGGTTTCTTCCTAAAAAGAGAACATCTCTATCCTCCAATACATTACAAATATGTTTCAATAACCTACCCTATCAGTGATTTAGTAGAGTTTGCAAAGAAGTATAATATTAATTATGCTCAGCTTAAAGAAGCTAATCCATGGCTTAGAGGCAGAAATTTAGAGAATAAAAGTGGAAGGACCTACATTATATCTATACCCACTACAGAAAGTTTAACATACAACCCTAAACATACACCTATCCACAATAAAAACTGGATAGTAGATTAA
- a CDS encoding hypothetical protein (KEGG: bth:BT_4721 hypothetical protein~SPTR: Putative uncharacterized protein;~IMG reference gene:2504106555): MDRKDKWLDKLADKIDAYEEQAPAFIWEEIESDLAEDMVQHKEKVVPMYPYMKWWAMAAALLAGVLSYGVFLITTQDGEMDNELSYVAQEVKIDNPLEYSEEEESLTAKSVPSDKEVEAIVTPKNTLSAGTQKAKTAKVKQNTPVLMASALTQEDIKAMQKSADTETVESTSVIDSEDKVTDEVNENKQVENQSETTDVKPRKYDNLYENVDYSAFIKTKKDYHSNSDVRIGVGSGGNIGGVNGEGTTRVLQEVSIESFATSSSLQRENGNKYKIVNGVPYAEKEVKTKEYKHNQPISVGLSFRKGIAKNLALESGLMYTYLSSSVSEVNTLRSYKQKFHYLGVPIKLNWTFWEQNRFSLYAVGGGAIELCVSGTVDGESQRPTRPQFSLQGGLGGQVAITKNFGFYLEPGVSYYFKDGTDYETIRSEKPFNFNLNTGFRLTF, encoded by the coding sequence ATGGATAGAAAAGATAAATGGTTAGATAAATTAGCCGATAAAATAGATGCTTATGAGGAGCAAGCTCCTGCTTTTATCTGGGAGGAGATAGAGTCTGATCTTGCAGAGGATATGGTGCAACACAAGGAGAAAGTTGTTCCTATGTATCCTTATATGAAATGGTGGGCTATGGCTGCCGCATTATTGGCAGGAGTACTTTCTTATGGGGTTTTCTTGATAACCACACAAGATGGTGAAATGGATAATGAATTATCTTATGTAGCACAAGAAGTAAAAATAGATAATCCTTTGGAATATTCGGAGGAAGAGGAATCGCTCACAGCTAAATCTGTTCCTTCTGATAAGGAAGTAGAAGCGATAGTTACTCCAAAAAACACTTTATCAGCTGGTACTCAAAAAGCAAAAACTGCGAAAGTGAAACAGAATACTCCTGTTTTGATGGCTTCAGCTTTGACACAAGAAGATATAAAAGCAATGCAGAAGTCTGCTGATACAGAAACTGTAGAAAGTACTTCAGTAATAGATTCTGAGGATAAAGTGACTGATGAAGTAAATGAAAATAAGCAGGTAGAGAATCAGTCAGAAACTACAGATGTTAAGCCTCGAAAATATGATAACTTATATGAAAATGTAGATTATAGTGCATTTATTAAAACTAAAAAAGATTATCATTCTAATTCGGATGTACGAATAGGTGTAGGTAGTGGTGGAAACATTGGTGGTGTTAATGGAGAAGGAACAACTCGTGTATTGCAAGAAGTAAGTATAGAAAGCTTTGCAACGTCTTCTTCTTTGCAGCGTGAAAATGGTAACAAATATAAAATTGTGAATGGAGTTCCGTATGCCGAAAAAGAGGTTAAAACGAAAGAATACAAACATAATCAACCAATCTCCGTAGGGTTGAGTTTTCGTAAGGGAATTGCCAAGAATCTTGCTTTGGAGTCGGGGCTAATGTATACATATCTATCATCTAGTGTTTCCGAAGTAAATACGCTACGTTCTTATAAACAAAAGTTCCACTATCTTGGAGTCCCTATAAAGTTAAATTGGACATTTTGGGAACAAAATAGATTCTCCCTATATGCAGTGGGAGGTGGCGCTATTGAGCTGTGTGTATCGGGTACAGTTGATGGAGAGAGCCAAAGACCTACTAGACCACAGTTTTCATTACAAGGTGGATTAGGTGGACAAGTAGCCATAACTAAGAATTTTGGCTTTTATTTAGAGCCAGGTGTTTCTTATTATTTTAAGGATGGTACAGATTATGAAACCATTCGAAGTGAGAAACCTTTTAATTTCAATTTAAATACAGGGTTTAGATTGACATTTTAA
- a CDS encoding hypothetical protein (COGs: COG2388 acetyltransferase~KEGG: pdi:BDI_2044 hypothetical protein~SPTR: Putative uncharacterized protein;~IMG reference gene:2504106551) produces MDIKVEHFPEKNRFEAHFEDNQVAFVEYALNNNVFDILHTIVPSSLEGQGIAGQIVKTAYAYAKSKGYDLRGSCSYANVWLKRHPL; encoded by the coding sequence ATGGATATTAAAGTAGAACACTTCCCAGAGAAAAATAGATTTGAAGCTCACTTTGAAGATAATCAGGTGGCTTTTGTAGAATATGCTCTTAATAATAATGTTTTTGATATTTTACATACCATAGTTCCTTCATCTCTTGAAGGACAAGGTATAGCAGGGCAAATTGTAAAAACAGCTTATGCCTATGCTAAGTCTAAGGGATATGATTTAAGAGGTTCTTGTTCTTATGCTAATGTTTGGTTGAAGAGACATCCCCTATAA
- a CDS encoding short-chain dehydrogenase/reductase SDR (COGs: COG0300 Short-chain dehydrogenase of various substrate specificities~InterPro IPR002198~KEGG: bfr:BF3093 putative oxidoreductase~PFAM: Short-chain dehydrogenase/reductase SDR~SPTR: Putative uncharacterized protein;~IMG reference gene:2504106552~PFAM: short chain dehydrogenase): protein MKRIVIVGATSGIGLELTKIYIDKGWKVGVAGRREHLLSSIKKKYPQQVEYEVIDIIDSEAPTHLQSLIQKLGGMDLYFHSSGIGFQNPKLKSDIELNTIQTNVYGFTQMVNTAYHFFKEQGKGHIAIISSIAGTKGLGVAPAYSATKRFQNTYIDALEQLNFLSKGNIIFTDIRPGFVQTDLLKGSGSYPLLMHPQKVAQIIDKALVTHTRRIVIDWRYKILVFFWKLIPACLWKRLPIKNKEL, encoded by the coding sequence ATGAAACGAATAGTTATTGTAGGAGCAACCTCTGGAATAGGTTTAGAGCTCACTAAGATCTATATTGATAAAGGATGGAAAGTAGGTGTTGCTGGACGCAGAGAACATCTACTTTCTTCTATCAAGAAGAAATATCCACAACAAGTGGAGTATGAAGTCATTGATATCATAGACTCTGAAGCTCCTACTCACCTTCAATCACTTATTCAAAAGCTAGGTGGAATGGATCTGTATTTTCATAGTTCGGGAATAGGGTTTCAAAACCCAAAGCTAAAATCTGATATCGAACTCAACACGATACAGACCAACGTCTATGGTTTTACTCAAATGGTAAACACAGCTTACCACTTTTTTAAAGAACAAGGCAAAGGGCATATTGCAATCATTAGCTCCATTGCAGGAACTAAAGGACTAGGTGTTGCACCAGCCTATTCCGCAACAAAACGCTTTCAAAATACCTATATAGATGCCCTTGAGCAGTTGAACTTTCTATCAAAAGGCAACATTATCTTTACAGACATTCGTCCAGGATTTGTACAGACAGATTTATTAAAGGGAAGTGGTAGCTATCCCTTGTTAATGCATCCACAAAAAGTGGCGCAAATAATAGACAAAGCCTTAGTTACACATACAAGAAGAATTGTGATAGACTGGAGATACAAAATATTGGTCTTCTTCTGGAAACTTATACCTGCATGCTTATGGAAAAGATTACCTATAAAAAACAAGGAATTATAG
- a CDS encoding hypothetical protein (IMG reference gene:2504106557) — protein sequence MKLFVFILLYIIGSIVLMAYQIKYNKERKNSKKKKWTPSHKVCKLKQPAWVTK from the coding sequence ATGAAACTATTTGTATTTATCTTATTATACATTATTGGTTCTATTGTTTTAATGGCATATCAAATAAAGTACAATAAGGAACGTAAGAATTCAAAAAAGAAAAAGTGGACACCCTCTCATAAAGTGTGTAAGTTAAAACAACCGGCTTGGGTAACAAAATAA
- a CDS encoding RNA polymerase, sigma-24 subunit, ECF subfamily (COGs: COG1595 DNA-directed RNA polymerase specialized sigma subunit sigma24 homolog~InterPro IPR007627:IPR013249:IPR014284~KEGG: bth:BT_4720 putative RNA polymerase ECF-type sigma factor~PFAM: RNA polymerase sigma-70 region 2; RNA polymerase sigma factor 70, region 4 type 2~SPTR: Putative uncharacterized protein;~TIGRFAM: RNA polymerase sigma-70~IMG reference gene:2504106554~PFAM: Sigma-70, region 4; Sigma-70 region 2~TIGRFAM: RNA polymerase sigma factor, sigma-70 family), translating into MEELELSNLCKKRDARAQKELYELYANRLYAICIRYSGDRDTAQDLLHDGFIKILCSFEKFTWRGEGSLRAWMDRIMVNTSLQYLRDKKKIGQEIELEQIPDPENDEPNDNDIDSIPQKVLFQFIKDLPDGYRTVFNLYVLEKKSHREIGEILGINERSSASQLFRAKKTLAERINEWMDEQGK; encoded by the coding sequence ATGGAAGAATTAGAGCTTAGCAATCTTTGCAAAAAGCGGGATGCTCGAGCGCAGAAGGAGCTTTATGAGCTTTATGCAAATAGGCTTTATGCTATTTGTATAAGATATTCTGGCGACCGCGATACAGCACAAGATTTACTACACGACGGTTTTATTAAAATTTTATGTTCATTTGAAAAGTTCACATGGAGGGGTGAAGGTTCACTTCGTGCGTGGATGGATCGAATAATGGTAAACACATCACTTCAATATTTGCGAGACAAGAAAAAAATAGGACAGGAAATTGAATTAGAACAAATTCCAGATCCTGAAAATGATGAACCTAATGATAATGATATAGATTCTATACCTCAAAAAGTGTTATTCCAGTTTATAAAGGATTTGCCTGATGGATATAGAACTGTATTTAACCTTTATGTACTTGAAAAAAAATCACATAGAGAGATAGGTGAAATTTTAGGTATTAATGAGCGGTCATCTGCCTCACAGCTTTTTAGAGCTAAAAAGACCTTGGCAGAGCGCATAAATGAGTGGATGGATGAACAAGGGAAATAA
- a CDS encoding hypothetical protein (KEGG: bth:BT_4719 hypothetical protein~SPTR: Putative uncharacterized protein;~IMG reference gene:2504106553): MKNSIKYAKSFIFLFIIILTQSCLNSDDNYEYVQFGTVQMLDNADQGSLFFLLDSNQALYPKNPGAVASLDLQDKDRVFVQFTDLEENHEKYDLYANIQIVQKLRTETIKFVENEEQTEDLLESSDAINIVEAYVVNNFLNLKYTYKGGRVDSKEHDISIYATKEISEETRSSTTLELILTHDAKDDKGNRNVNGVISFPLDNIQNLINNKNEIKISAKAIIGGVQDYTIQVKQNK; the protein is encoded by the coding sequence ATGAAAAATTCTATTAAATATGCAAAAAGTTTTATTTTTCTGTTTATAATAATCTTAACACAAAGTTGTTTAAACAGCGACGACAATTATGAGTATGTACAATTTGGTACGGTACAAATGTTGGACAATGCCGATCAAGGTAGTTTATTCTTCTTGCTTGACAGTAACCAAGCATTATATCCTAAAAATCCTGGTGCTGTAGCTAGTTTGGATTTACAAGATAAAGACAGAGTGTTTGTTCAATTTACCGATTTAGAAGAAAATCATGAAAAGTATGATTTATATGCAAACATACAAATAGTACAGAAGCTAAGAACAGAAACCATCAAGTTTGTAGAGAACGAAGAACAAACTGAAGATCTTCTCGAATCTAGTGATGCTATCAATATCGTTGAAGCATATGTTGTTAATAATTTTCTAAACTTAAAATACACCTATAAAGGTGGAAGAGTGGATAGTAAAGAACACGACATATCAATATATGCAACCAAAGAGATATCAGAAGAAACACGATCAAGTACTACTTTAGAGCTTATTCTTACGCATGATGCAAAAGACGATAAAGGTAATAGAAATGTAAATGGCGTAATCAGTTTCCCTCTTGATAATATTCAAAATCTAATTAATAACAAGAATGAAATAAAAATATCAGCTAAAGCCATTATCGGTGGAGTACAAGATTATACAATTCAAGTAAAACAAAATAAATAA
- a CDS encoding magnesium-translocating P-type ATPase (COGs: COG0474 Cation transport ATPase~InterProIPR004014:IPR008250:IPR005834:IPR006068:IPR 006415:IPR001757~KEGG: bth:BT_0988 Mg2+ transport ATPase protein B~PFAM: ATPase, P-type, ATPase-associated domain; ATPase, P-type cation-transporter, N-terminal; Haloacid dehalogenase-like hydrolase; ATPase, P-type cation-transporter, C-terminal~PRIAM: Magnesium-importing ATPase~SMART: ATPase, P-type cation-transporter, N-terminal~SPTR: Magnesium-importing ATPase;~TIGRFAM: ATPase, P-type, magnesium-translocating; ATPase, P-type, K/Mg/Cd/Cu/Zn/Na/Ca/Na/H-transporter~IMG reference gene:2504106558~PFAM: E1-E2 ATPase; haloacid dehalogenase-like hydrolase; Cation transporter/ATPase, N-terminus~TIGRFAM: ATPase, P-type (transporting), HAD superfamily, subfamily IC; magnesium-translocating P-type ATPase) — translation MWKRLKKQAKTSRFNAEKVFLASAQPLQEAYNYFKTHPYGLDREDVDIRLKIYGGNEIANEKPTHPLILFIRAFINPFIGVLMVLAIISMIIDVILADSAEQDWTSVIVITTMVMLSVILKFSQEWKSTRASEALRKMVTNTASVYRNGATQSQEVDMKMLVPGDVIYLSAGDMIPADVRIIECKDLFVSQSSLTGESNAVEKHAIFQEDTTKRGSVIDLDNICFMGSNVISGYAKAIVIQTGNDTYLGTLAKTITGIRAQTAFDKGVNNVSFLLIRFMIVMVPFVFLVNGITKGDWFDAFLFAISIAVGLTPEMLPMIVTANLSKGAVTMAKKKTIVKNLNSIQNFGAMNILCTDKTGTLTRDQIVLEKHLCVDGSNDIDERVLRHAYFNSYFQTGLRNLIDRAILSHVEELKLHYAKDNYKKVDEIPFDFVRRRLSVIIEDKTGKRQIITKGAIEEMLSICSHVEFKGQICDFSEDLKIEALKVCKELNYEGMRVLAVAQKSWVTKDHDFAVEDENEMVLIGFLAFLDPPKPSTVEAIEKLHKHGVEVKVLSGDNEAVVKTICRQVGIDTTYSLNGLEVEKLTDNELKDKLEVTTIFSKLTPMQKTRIIKLLQEEGNTVGFLGDGINDAAALRQSDVGISVENAVDIAKESADIILLEKDLMVLEDGVIEGRKTFGNIMKYIKMTASSNFGNMFSVMAASAFLPFLPMLPIHLLVQNLLYDISQTTIPFDTMDSEYLRTPRKWDASDLKKFMLYIGPISSIFDILTFALLWYVFAYNSPDSQAFFQSGWFVEGLLSQTLIVHMIRTRKIPFIQSNASWPVTSLTFFIMGIGVILPFTGIGSSIGLVPLPWSYFPWLIAILIAYCVLTQLVKQWYIKKFDGWL, via the coding sequence ATGTGGAAAAGATTGAAAAAACAAGCAAAAACATCTCGCTTCAATGCTGAGAAAGTTTTTCTAGCTTCTGCTCAACCATTGCAGGAGGCTTATAACTACTTTAAGACTCACCCCTATGGTTTGGACAGAGAAGATGTTGATATTCGCCTAAAAATATATGGCGGAAATGAAATAGCCAATGAAAAGCCTACTCACCCATTAATATTATTCATCAGAGCTTTCATCAATCCTTTTATTGGTGTATTGATGGTATTGGCCATTATATCTATGATCATAGATGTCATCTTAGCTGATTCTGCAGAGCAAGATTGGACAAGTGTTATCGTCATTACAACGATGGTAATGCTTAGTGTAATTCTGAAGTTCTCACAAGAATGGAAATCCACTAGAGCCTCTGAGGCACTGCGAAAAATGGTTACCAATACAGCTTCGGTGTATCGTAATGGTGCAACACAAAGCCAAGAGGTAGATATGAAAATGCTGGTACCTGGGGATGTTATTTACCTTTCTGCGGGTGATATGATACCTGCAGATGTACGAATAATAGAGTGTAAAGACCTTTTTGTTAGTCAGTCGTCACTCACTGGAGAGTCAAATGCTGTAGAAAAGCATGCCATTTTTCAAGAGGATACAACCAAAAGAGGAAGTGTTATTGATCTCGATAATATTTGCTTTATGGGATCAAATGTTATCAGTGGGTATGCTAAAGCAATTGTTATTCAAACAGGAAATGACACATACCTAGGTACCCTAGCAAAAACGATTACTGGAATAAGAGCACAAACTGCCTTCGACAAAGGGGTTAATAACGTAAGCTTCTTATTGATTCGATTTATGATTGTGATGGTACCTTTTGTATTTCTAGTTAATGGTATTACGAAAGGAGACTGGTTTGATGCTTTCTTATTTGCCATATCTATTGCTGTAGGCTTAACACCCGAAATGTTACCCATGATTGTAACAGCCAATTTATCGAAAGGGGCAGTGACTATGGCTAAGAAAAAAACCATTGTTAAAAACCTGAACTCTATTCAGAATTTTGGTGCAATGAATATCCTCTGCACAGACAAAACAGGTACGCTAACGAGAGATCAGATTGTTTTAGAAAAACACTTGTGTGTAGATGGTAGTAATGATATTGATGAAAGAGTTTTGAGACATGCTTATTTTAATAGCTACTTCCAAACTGGGTTACGCAATCTGATAGATAGAGCTATTTTATCGCATGTAGAAGAGCTTAAACTTCACTATGCAAAAGACAATTATAAAAAAGTAGATGAAATACCTTTTGATTTTGTAAGAAGGAGACTATCTGTCATCATAGAAGATAAAACAGGTAAGCGACAAATTATAACAAAAGGAGCTATTGAGGAAATGTTGTCTATCTGCTCACACGTGGAATTTAAGGGACAGATTTGTGATTTTTCTGAAGATTTAAAAATAGAAGCCTTAAAAGTATGTAAAGAGCTCAACTATGAAGGAATGAGGGTTCTTGCTGTGGCACAAAAAAGCTGGGTAACTAAAGATCATGATTTCGCCGTAGAAGATGAAAATGAAATGGTACTTATAGGCTTTCTAGCTTTTCTTGATCCTCCTAAACCTTCTACTGTAGAAGCCATAGAAAAACTTCATAAGCATGGAGTAGAAGTTAAAGTTTTATCAGGAGACAACGAGGCTGTAGTAAAAACAATATGTAGACAAGTAGGAATAGATACCACTTATTCCTTAAATGGCTTGGAGGTAGAAAAACTAACAGACAATGAGTTAAAAGACAAGTTGGAAGTTACAACCATTTTCTCTAAGCTAACCCCCATGCAGAAAACAAGAATTATAAAACTGCTACAAGAAGAAGGAAATACAGTGGGTTTTTTAGGAGATGGCATTAATGACGCAGCGGCATTAAGACAATCAGATGTAGGAATATCTGTTGAAAATGCAGTAGATATAGCAAAGGAAAGTGCTGATATTATTCTATTAGAAAAAGATCTAATGGTTCTAGAAGATGGAGTTATCGAAGGAAGAAAAACTTTTGGTAATATTATGAAGTATATTAAAATGACGGCTAGCTCTAATTTTGGGAATATGTTTAGTGTAATGGCTGCAAGTGCATTTTTACCATTTCTTCCTATGCTACCCATTCATCTACTTGTTCAAAACCTGCTTTATGATATATCGCAAACTACTATTCCCTTTGACACGATGGACTCGGAATACTTAAGAACACCTAGAAAATGGGATGCATCAGATCTTAAAAAATTCATGTTGTACATTGGACCTATCAGTTCAATCTTTGACATTTTAACCTTTGCTCTTTTATGGTACGTATTTGCATACAATTCTCCCGACTCTCAAGCCTTTTTCCAATCTGGATGGTTTGTTGAAGGACTATTATCACAAACATTAATCGTACATATGATACGTACTCGTAAAATTCCATTTATACAAAGTAATGCATCATGGCCTGTTACTAGCTTGACATTCTTTATCATGGGCATCGGAGTAATTCTCCCATTCACAGGCATAGGATCAAGCATAGGACTAGTTCCTCTACCCTGGAGCTATTTCCCATGGTTGATAGCTATCTTGATAGCTTATTGTGTACTAACACAGTTAGTAAAACAGTGGTATATTAAGAAATTTGATGGATGGTTATAA